The Seriola aureovittata isolate HTS-2021-v1 ecotype China chromosome 2, ASM2101889v1, whole genome shotgun sequence genome has a segment encoding these proteins:
- the LOC130187279 gene encoding inter-alpha-trypsin inhibitor heavy chain H3-like isoform X1 has protein sequence MPEEKPLCFPSMTAAWRVLLLGACVCIWLPAQAQGALVISRRDALTQETEEAMGTRSIKMVEVNSVRVSCTVTSRFTHTVMTSKALNTANSSQEIFFEVELPKTAFITNFSMEIEGQVYAGEVKEKEKAKKQYEKAVSSGQTAGLVKASGRKMEKFSVSVNIAAKSNVTFILTYEELLQRKLGQYEILTRIKPKQLVQEFQIVADIYEPQGIDCVDATATFLTNDLLPLVEKTVTDTEAHISFSPTVEQQRKCPGCEGTIIDGDFIIKYDVKREEGAGEVQVVNGYFVHFFAPPGLPRVPKNVVFVIDRSGSMSGKKIAQTRDALVAILKELHEEDHFALILFESSIVTWKDVLSKATQENVAKAIAYVRKIKDAGGTDINSAVLRAVSMLGREREDKRLPERSVDMIILLTDGMPNHGVSNLPTIQENVHSAIGGNMSLFCLGFGNDVDYSFLDVMCRQNKGLARRIYEASDAAVQLKGFYNEVSSPLLLEVDLRYPDKAVDFVTKKHFSQLFNGSEIVVAGRLRDSDLDSFLVEVFAQGSDNDFQVHRRASVVNWGVIYPELEYIFGNFTERLWAYLTIQQLLEDSDIGTQQDKDIMTVKALDMSLRYSFVTPLTSMVVTKPETEDGPDSPLIADKLTEDQRQKAERHQGPAAHARGSHGLSDVDGDPHFMIELPDRDDALCFNINNKPGTIFTLVRDPGSGFVVNGQIIGKKKVVADGNVNTYFGRFGISHKKLGVRLEVSTQDISVLHNGRQVKLLWSDTASIKETNMDLKLTKTCSLTVTLRHSIKFMVIKHTKVWKRRHDQQDYLGFYTLDSHHLSASAHGLLGQFYHGVEFEVTDPRPGEVQEKLDATMYVKGQTVNVTRHWQKDFSRNVKNGENIPCWFVNNDGTGLIDGRASDYIVSGLFKTI, from the exons ATGCCAGAGGAGAAGCCGCTTTGTTTCCCAAGCATGACAGCGGCGTGGAGAGTCCTGCTGCTGGGGGCTTGTGTCTGCATCTGGCTTCCAGCTCAGGCCCAAGGAGCTCTGGTCATTTCCAGGAGAGATGCTCTGACACAG GAGACTGAAGAAGCTATGGGCACCAGGTCAATAAAG ATGGTGGAGGTGAACAGCGTTAGAGTCAGCTGCACGGTGACGTCTCGTTTCACTCACACCGTCATGACCTCCAAGGCCCTGAACACAGCAAACTCCTCCCAGGAAATCTTCTTCGAAGTGGAGCTGCCCAAGACCGCCTTCATCACCAACTTCAGCAT GGAAATCGAAGGTCAGGTGTATGCTGGggaggtgaaggagaaagaaaaagctaaGAAACAATATGAGAAGGCTGTTTCCTCTGGACAGACGGCTGGACTGGTCAA GGCCTCtgggaggaagatggagaagttttcagtgtctgtcaaCATCGCAGCCAAAAGTAACGTGACTTTCATTCTGACATACGAGGAGCTCCTTCAGAGGAAACTGGGCCAATATGAGATTTTAACCCGGATTAAACCCAAACAACTGGTGCAGGAGTTTCAG aTTGTGGCAGACATCTATGAGCCTCAGGGCATTGACTGTGTTGATGCCACTGCAACTTTCCTCACGAATGATCTGCTCCCCCTGGTGGAGAAAactgtcacagacacagag gcaCACATCTCTTTCTCAccaacagtggagcagcagaggaagtgtCCAGGATGTGAAGGCACCATAATTGATGGTGATTTCATCATCAAGTACGATGTGAAACGAGAAGAGGGCGCGGGGGAAGTTCAG GTTGTGAATGGATACTTTGTGCACTTCTTCGCTCCCCCTGGCCTGCCCAGAGTCCCAAAGAATGTGGTGTTTGTGATTGACAGGAGCGGATCAATGAGTGGAAAAAAGATTGCACAG ACCCGGGACGCATTGGTTGCCATTCTGAAAGAACTCCATGAGGAGGACCACTTTGCTCTCATCCTGTTTGAGTCCAGTATTGTCACCTGGAAGGACGTTCTCTCCAAAGCAACTCAGGAAAATGTGGCCAAAGCCATTGCCTAcgtcaggaaaataaaagacgcTGGAG GCACAGATATCAATAGCGCTGTGCTGAGGGCAGTGAGCATGctggggagagaaagagaagataaGAGGCTCCCAGAGAGGAGTGTGGATATGATTATTTTACTGACTGATGGGATGCCAAACCACG GGGTTTCAAACCTGCCAACAATCCAGGAGAATGTGCATTCTGCTATTGGAGGAAACATGTCTCTGTTCTGTCTCGGCTTTGGAAATGATGTGGATTACTCCTTCCTGGATGTGATGTGCAGACAAAACAAGGGACTGGCTCGCAGAATATATGAAGCTTCAGATGCAGCCGTTCAGCTCAAG GGTTTCTATAATGAAGTGTCCAGCCCTCTGCTCTTGGAGGTGGATCTGCGTTATCCTGACAAAGCAGTGGACTTTGTGACCAAAAAACACTTCAGCCAGTTGTTTAATGGCTCAGAGATCGTGGTGGCTGGTCGGCTGAGAGACAGCGATCTGGACAGCTTCTTGGTGGAAGTGTTTGCCCAGGGG TCGGACAATGACTTCCAAGTGCACAGACGGGCCAGCGTGGTAAACTGGGGGGTGATCTACCCAGAACTGGAGTACATCTTTGGGAATTTCACTGAGCGTTTGTGGGCCTACCTCACCATCCAGCAGCTACTGGAGGATAG TGACATTGGTACTCAGCAAGACAAAGACATTATGACAGTCAAGGCACTGGACATGTCTCTACGGTACAGCTTCGTCACCCCTCTCACCTCCATGGTGGTTACCAAGCCTGAAACTGAGGACGGACCAGACAGCCCTCTCATTGCTGACAAGCTGACTGAGG ACCAGcgacagaaagcagagagacaCCAAG GCCCTGCAGCCCATGCTCGAGGTTCCCATGGCCTATCAGATG TGGATGGAGATCCTCATTTCATGATAGAGCTGCCAGACAGAGATGACGCTCTGTgcttcaacatcaacaacaaaccaGGAACCATTTTCACTCTGGTCAGAGACCCAGGATCAG GCTTTGTGGTGAATGGCCAAATTATTGGCAAGAAGAAAGTTGTTGCTGATGGTAACGTCAACACCTACTTTGGGCGTTTTGGTATCAGCCACAAGAAGCTGGGAGTGAGGCTGGAGGTGAGCACTCAGGACATCTCAGTCCTCCACAATGGCAGACAGGTCAAGCTGCTGTGGTCTGATACAGCCTCTATCAAAGAAACCAA taTGGACCTCAAGTTAACAAAGACCTGCAGCTTAACAGTGACACTGAGACACTCCATTAAATTTATggtcatcaaacacacaaaggtgTGGAAGAGACGCCACGATCAGCAAGACTACCTAGGTTTCTACACCCTGGACAGCCACCACCTGTCTGCTTCAGCTCATGGCCTGCTAG GTCAGTTCTACCATGGGGTTGAGTTTGAGGTGACAGACCCACGTCCAGGTGAAGTTCAGGAGAAGTTAGATGCCACCATGTATGTGAAGGGACAAACAGTCAACGTGACCAg aCACTGGCAGAAGGACTTCAGCAGGAACGTGAAGAATGGAGAGAATATTCCCTGCTGGTTTGTCAACAATGATGGAACAGGCCTCATTGATGGAAGAGCCTCAGACTACATTGTGTCAGGGCTTTTTAAGACTATTTGA
- the LOC130187279 gene encoding inter-alpha-trypsin inhibitor heavy chain H3-like isoform X2, with amino-acid sequence MVEVNSVRVSCTVTSRFTHTVMTSKALNTANSSQEIFFEVELPKTAFITNFSMEIEGQVYAGEVKEKEKAKKQYEKAVSSGQTAGLVKASGRKMEKFSVSVNIAAKSNVTFILTYEELLQRKLGQYEILTRIKPKQLVQEFQIVADIYEPQGIDCVDATATFLTNDLLPLVEKTVTDTEAHISFSPTVEQQRKCPGCEGTIIDGDFIIKYDVKREEGAGEVQVVNGYFVHFFAPPGLPRVPKNVVFVIDRSGSMSGKKIAQTRDALVAILKELHEEDHFALILFESSIVTWKDVLSKATQENVAKAIAYVRKIKDAGGTDINSAVLRAVSMLGREREDKRLPERSVDMIILLTDGMPNHGVSNLPTIQENVHSAIGGNMSLFCLGFGNDVDYSFLDVMCRQNKGLARRIYEASDAAVQLKGFYNEVSSPLLLEVDLRYPDKAVDFVTKKHFSQLFNGSEIVVAGRLRDSDLDSFLVEVFAQGSDNDFQVHRRASVVNWGVIYPELEYIFGNFTERLWAYLTIQQLLEDSDIGTQQDKDIMTVKALDMSLRYSFVTPLTSMVVTKPETEDGPDSPLIADKLTEDQRQKAERHQGPAAHARGSHGLSDVDGDPHFMIELPDRDDALCFNINNKPGTIFTLVRDPGSGFVVNGQIIGKKKVVADGNVNTYFGRFGISHKKLGVRLEVSTQDISVLHNGRQVKLLWSDTASIKETNMDLKLTKTCSLTVTLRHSIKFMVIKHTKVWKRRHDQQDYLGFYTLDSHHLSASAHGLLGQFYHGVEFEVTDPRPGEVQEKLDATMYVKGQTVNVTRHWQKDFSRNVKNGENIPCWFVNNDGTGLIDGRASDYIVSGLFKTI; translated from the exons ATGGTGGAGGTGAACAGCGTTAGAGTCAGCTGCACGGTGACGTCTCGTTTCACTCACACCGTCATGACCTCCAAGGCCCTGAACACAGCAAACTCCTCCCAGGAAATCTTCTTCGAAGTGGAGCTGCCCAAGACCGCCTTCATCACCAACTTCAGCAT GGAAATCGAAGGTCAGGTGTATGCTGGggaggtgaaggagaaagaaaaagctaaGAAACAATATGAGAAGGCTGTTTCCTCTGGACAGACGGCTGGACTGGTCAA GGCCTCtgggaggaagatggagaagttttcagtgtctgtcaaCATCGCAGCCAAAAGTAACGTGACTTTCATTCTGACATACGAGGAGCTCCTTCAGAGGAAACTGGGCCAATATGAGATTTTAACCCGGATTAAACCCAAACAACTGGTGCAGGAGTTTCAG aTTGTGGCAGACATCTATGAGCCTCAGGGCATTGACTGTGTTGATGCCACTGCAACTTTCCTCACGAATGATCTGCTCCCCCTGGTGGAGAAAactgtcacagacacagag gcaCACATCTCTTTCTCAccaacagtggagcagcagaggaagtgtCCAGGATGTGAAGGCACCATAATTGATGGTGATTTCATCATCAAGTACGATGTGAAACGAGAAGAGGGCGCGGGGGAAGTTCAG GTTGTGAATGGATACTTTGTGCACTTCTTCGCTCCCCCTGGCCTGCCCAGAGTCCCAAAGAATGTGGTGTTTGTGATTGACAGGAGCGGATCAATGAGTGGAAAAAAGATTGCACAG ACCCGGGACGCATTGGTTGCCATTCTGAAAGAACTCCATGAGGAGGACCACTTTGCTCTCATCCTGTTTGAGTCCAGTATTGTCACCTGGAAGGACGTTCTCTCCAAAGCAACTCAGGAAAATGTGGCCAAAGCCATTGCCTAcgtcaggaaaataaaagacgcTGGAG GCACAGATATCAATAGCGCTGTGCTGAGGGCAGTGAGCATGctggggagagaaagagaagataaGAGGCTCCCAGAGAGGAGTGTGGATATGATTATTTTACTGACTGATGGGATGCCAAACCACG GGGTTTCAAACCTGCCAACAATCCAGGAGAATGTGCATTCTGCTATTGGAGGAAACATGTCTCTGTTCTGTCTCGGCTTTGGAAATGATGTGGATTACTCCTTCCTGGATGTGATGTGCAGACAAAACAAGGGACTGGCTCGCAGAATATATGAAGCTTCAGATGCAGCCGTTCAGCTCAAG GGTTTCTATAATGAAGTGTCCAGCCCTCTGCTCTTGGAGGTGGATCTGCGTTATCCTGACAAAGCAGTGGACTTTGTGACCAAAAAACACTTCAGCCAGTTGTTTAATGGCTCAGAGATCGTGGTGGCTGGTCGGCTGAGAGACAGCGATCTGGACAGCTTCTTGGTGGAAGTGTTTGCCCAGGGG TCGGACAATGACTTCCAAGTGCACAGACGGGCCAGCGTGGTAAACTGGGGGGTGATCTACCCAGAACTGGAGTACATCTTTGGGAATTTCACTGAGCGTTTGTGGGCCTACCTCACCATCCAGCAGCTACTGGAGGATAG TGACATTGGTACTCAGCAAGACAAAGACATTATGACAGTCAAGGCACTGGACATGTCTCTACGGTACAGCTTCGTCACCCCTCTCACCTCCATGGTGGTTACCAAGCCTGAAACTGAGGACGGACCAGACAGCCCTCTCATTGCTGACAAGCTGACTGAGG ACCAGcgacagaaagcagagagacaCCAAG GCCCTGCAGCCCATGCTCGAGGTTCCCATGGCCTATCAGATG TGGATGGAGATCCTCATTTCATGATAGAGCTGCCAGACAGAGATGACGCTCTGTgcttcaacatcaacaacaaaccaGGAACCATTTTCACTCTGGTCAGAGACCCAGGATCAG GCTTTGTGGTGAATGGCCAAATTATTGGCAAGAAGAAAGTTGTTGCTGATGGTAACGTCAACACCTACTTTGGGCGTTTTGGTATCAGCCACAAGAAGCTGGGAGTGAGGCTGGAGGTGAGCACTCAGGACATCTCAGTCCTCCACAATGGCAGACAGGTCAAGCTGCTGTGGTCTGATACAGCCTCTATCAAAGAAACCAA taTGGACCTCAAGTTAACAAAGACCTGCAGCTTAACAGTGACACTGAGACACTCCATTAAATTTATggtcatcaaacacacaaaggtgTGGAAGAGACGCCACGATCAGCAAGACTACCTAGGTTTCTACACCCTGGACAGCCACCACCTGTCTGCTTCAGCTCATGGCCTGCTAG GTCAGTTCTACCATGGGGTTGAGTTTGAGGTGACAGACCCACGTCCAGGTGAAGTTCAGGAGAAGTTAGATGCCACCATGTATGTGAAGGGACAAACAGTCAACGTGACCAg aCACTGGCAGAAGGACTTCAGCAGGAACGTGAAGAATGGAGAGAATATTCCCTGCTGGTTTGTCAACAATGATGGAACAGGCCTCATTGATGGAAGAGCCTCAGACTACATTGTGTCAGGGCTTTTTAAGACTATTTGA
- the LOC130187274 gene encoding inter-alpha-trypsin inhibitor heavy chain H3-like encodes MSGLLGVRLLLLWGCACLWLPGLARGALVISKDHEAPQESRGAARSLQKRSTNEVKVEVYSVTVDCTVTSRFAHTVMTSKALNTANSSQEIFFEVELPKTAFITNFSMEIEGQVYAGEVKEKEKAKKQYEKAVSSGQTAGLVKASGRKMEKFSVSVNIAAKSNVTFILTYEELLQRKLGQYEILTRVKPKTPVQKFEIVANIYEPQGITFADAHATFLSNDLLPLVEKTVTDKKAHISFSPTMEQQRKCPGCDGTLIDGDFIINYDVNRAQGLGDIQIVNGYFVHFFAPTDLQRVPKNVVFVIDKSGSMSGAKMRQTREALLEILKDMHEEDYFALIQFDSSISSWRESLSKATKENVAEAMAYVRQLTSNGGTNINEAVLRGVYMLIKDRQEERLPERSIDMIILLTDGNPNVGESSLPRIQENVHSAIGGNMSLFCLGFGNDVDYSFLDVMSTQNQGLARKIYEASDATLQLKGFYNEVASPLLSEVDLRYPDSAVDFVTTNHFSQLFNGSEIVVAGRLTDNDLDNFLVEVLGQGFEEDFKVQGQASAIDWDVMYPDEEYIFGDFTERLWAYLTIQQLLEKSKSGSPDEKGNATAKALDMSLQYSFVTPLTSMVVTKPETEDGTDSPLIADKLTEEQRQQAERVAHRMPTPAVFSHYQPPPTYFVDGDPHFMIELPDRDDALCFNINNKPGTIFALVRDPESGILVNGQIIGDKKIPPNGKINTYFWRFGIVHQTLGVRLEVSTHDISVFQDGQRVKLLWSDTASLKGPNVDLHVTKGRSLMVTLKDSVKFMILLHKVWQKHPYHRDYLGFYTLDSHLLSPSVHGLLGQFYHGIEYEVTDLRPGEVPEKPDATMFVKGRALNVTRGWQRDFRTDVKNGENVPCWFIHGSGSGLIDGDERDYIVSGLFKTV; translated from the exons ATGTCTGGACTGTTGGGTGTtcgactgctgctgctgtggggcTGCGCCTGCCTCTGGCTGCCCGGCCTGGCCCGGGGGGCCCTGGTCATCTCCAAGGACCATGAAGCTCCACAG GAGTCAAGAGGAGCTGCCAGATCACTGCAG aaaAGAAGCACAAATGAGGtcaag gtGGAGGTGTACAGTGTGACAGTGGACTGCACGGTGACGTCTCGTTTCGCCCACACCGTCATGACCTCCAAGGCCCTGAACACAGCAAACTCCTCCCAGGAAATCTTCTTCGAAGTGGAGCTGCCCAAGACCGCCTTCATCACCAACTTCAGCAT GGAAATCGAAGGTCAGGTGTATGCTGGggaggtgaaggagaaagaaaaagctaaGAAACAATATGAGAAGGCTGTTTCCTCTGGACAGACGGCTGGACTGGTCAA GGCCTCtgggaggaagatggagaagttttcagtgtctgtcaaCATCGCAGCCAAAAGTAACGTGACTTTCATTCTGACATACGAGGAGCTCCTTCAGAGGAAACTGGGCCAATATGAGATTTTAACCCGAGTTAAACCCAAGACACCTGTCCAGAAGTTTGAG ATTGTGGCAAACATCTATGAGCCTCAGGGCATTACTTTCGCTGATGCCCATGCAACCTTCCTGTCCAATGACCTGCTCCCCCTGGTGGAAAAAACTGTCACAGACAAAAAG GCACACATCTCTTTCTCACCAACtatggagcagcagaggaagtgtCCCGGCTGCGATGGCACCCTCATCGATGGAGATTTTATCATCAATTATGATGTAAACCGAGCACAGGGCCTCGGTGACATTCAG ATTGTGAATGGATACTTTGTGCACTTCTTCGCTCCCACCGACCTGCAGAGAGTCCCAAAGAATGTGGTGTTTGTGATTGACAAGAGCGGATCAATGAGTGGAGCAAAgatgagacag ACACGAGAGGCATTGCTGGAAATCCTCAAAGACATGCACGAGGAGGACTACTTTGCCCTCATCCAGTTTGATTCCAGCATCAGTTCCTGGAGGGAATCACTTAGCAAAGCAACCAAGGAAAATGTGGCCGAAGCCATGGCCTACGTGAGACAGTTAACGAGCAATGGAG GAACCAATATCAACGAGGCAGTGTTGAGAGGTGTTTACATGCTGATCAAAGACAGGCAAGAGGAGAGGCTCCCTGAGAGGAGCATTGATATGATTATTTTACTCACTGATGGAAATCCAAATGTGG GAGAGTCTAGCCTCCCGAGGATCCAGGAGAATGTGCATTCTGCTATTGGAGGAAACATGTCTCTGTTCTGTCTGGGATTTGGAAATGATGTGGATTACTCCTTCCTGGATGTGATGAGCACACAAAACCAGGGACTGGCCCGCAAGATATATGAAGCTTCAGATGCAACACTTCAACTCAAG GGTTTCTATAATGAAGTGGCCAGCCCTCTGCTCTCGGAGGTGGACCTGCGTTACCCTGACAGTGCAGTGGACTTCGTTACCACCAACCACTTCAGCCAGTTGTTTAATGGCTCAGAGATCGTGGTGGCTGGTCGGCTGACAGACAACGACCTGGACAACTTCCTGGTGGAGGTGTTAGGGCAGGGG TTTGAGGAGGACTTCAAAGTGCAGGGCCAGGCCAGTGCTATTGACTGGGATGTCATGTACCCAGACGAGGAGTACATCTTTGGGGATTTCACCGAGCGTCTCTGGGCCTATCTCACCATCCAGCAGCTACTGGAGAAGAG CAAGAGTGGTTCCCCAGACGAGAAAGGCAACGCCACAGCCAAGGCGCTGGACATGTCTCTGCAATACAGCTTCGTCACCCCACTCACCTCCATGGTCGTCACCAAGCCTGAAACTGAGGACGGAACAGACAGCCCTCTCATTGCGGATAAGCTGACTGAGG AGCAAAGACAACAGGCAGAAAGAGTGG CACATCGAATGCCAACTCCTGCAGTGTTCTCACATTACCAGCCACCACCCACATATTTTG TGGACGGAGATCCTCATTTCATGATAGAGCTGCCAGACAGAGATGACGCTCTGTgcttcaacatcaacaacaaaccaGGAACCATTTTCGCTCTGGTCAGAGACCCAGAATCAG GTATTTTGGTCAATGGCCAGATAATTGGAGACAAGAAAATTCCCCCCAATGGCAAAATTAACACGTACTTCTGGCGGTTTGGCATCGTCCACCAGACTCTGGGCGTGAGGCTGGAGGTGAGCACTCATGACATCTCAGTTTTCCAGGACGGCCAAAGGGTCAAGCTGCTGTGGTCTGATACAGCCTCTCTCAAAGGGCCCAA tgtgGATCTTCACGTGACCAAGGGTCGCAGCCTAATGGTAACTCTAAAGGATTCGGTCAAGTTTATGATCCTGCTACACAAAGTGTGGCAGAAGCACCCGTACCACCGGGACTACTTGGGTTTCTACACCCTGGACAGCCACCTTCTCTCCCCTTCTGTTCACGGCCTGCTAG GTCAGTTCTACCATGGGATTGAATATGAAGTGACAGACCTGCGCCCAGGAGAAGTCCCAGAGAAACCAGACGCCACCATGTTTGTGAAAGGACGGGCGCTCAATGTGACCAG AGGCTGGCAGAGAGACTTCAGGACGGATGTGAAGAACGGAGAAAACGTTCCCTGCTGGTTCATTCACGGAAGCGGATCAGGCCTCATCGACGGAGATGAAAGGGATTACATCGTGTCAGgactttttaaaactgtttga